The genomic stretch TGGCATTGGCAGTACCCGTCAGAAAGACACCTTCGCGATCGCTATTGGTAAAGGTATTATTGCTGATTACCACCCTCTTTCCCGTCTCAACCCAAACCGCAGTACCTCTAGTATTGGGATTGGTGAGGGTAAGTCCTTCAATACTGACATCATCATTCGCCAGAATTGCAATATTTTGGCTGGCAAAGGAATTACTAATAAATTTGCCGCCGCCATTAATAAAGGTATTCACCCCTCTAACCGTTGGCTCGCCTCGGAGGGTCACACCTGCGGGTAGTTTAATCGGAAAGGATTCTCCTGTCTCAGCACTGTAGGTTCCCTGCTGTAGCTGGATCACTGTCCCTGCTACAGGCTTAGTGGCAAGGGCGGCAGCGATCGATGGATAGGGATTATTCGGTGAGCCATCCCCATTGGCATTAGGACGTGGGGCAACGTAGATTAATGTTGCTGTCTGCGGTAAGTTGCTATCCTGTTGGCTAAGTTTCCAATTCTGATCCTGCACAAATAGTGGCAATGGACTTGCCGAGATCGGCGGAGAGATCGCCAAAATCATCATACTTGTGGCGATCGCACTGAAGAAACTAGGCTTGCACCGCATACAGGAGATCCTCTTAACCAACAGATAAAATCACAGAAACAAAGTGTGATCGTGCCAATCAAAATACACGAAAAATTAACCGTTTGCAAAACATCAATCACAAAATGAGGAGTTAGGGCATAGCTCTAACTCCTCCTCACTTTGTTATTCCCCAAGCTTTGCCTCTAGTTCCGCAATTCTCTTTTCTAATTTGCGAACCGTGTGCAGTAAATCAGGAAGTTGACGCTCAGAAATAACAATGCGTTTCCAGTCCTTTTCGGGAACGACAGGATACCCCATCATCGTCACACCTGCGGATACATCACCAGCAATGCCCGACTTTGCCCCGATGATTGCACCATCACCGATATGAATATGATTAGCTGCACCCACCTGTCCTGCCATGACCACATGATGACCGAGGGTAACACCCCCTGCTAATCCTACCTGTGCAGCTAGAACAGAATGCGCTCCCACTTCTACCCCATGTCCAATCTGTACGAAGTTATCTAGCTTTACTCCTTTATGAATGATGGTTACACCCACGGCGGGACGGTCAACGGCACAGGAACAACCAAGTTCGACATTATCCTCGATGATCACATGACCGATTTGCGGAACCTTGTACCAAGTGCCATTGGGCGAGATCTCGAAACCAAAGCCATCACCACCTAGCACAGTACTGGGATGGAATAGACAATTTGCACCGATTTGCGTGCGATCGCCAATTACACAATTCGCATGAATAGTTGTATTTGCCCCAATTACAACATCGTTATAAATTGTGACATGGGGATAAATCGTGGCATTATCACCAATTTTGACGCGATCGCTAATTACAACATAGGGAGCGATCGCCACATTGGTTCCTAGCTCCACCCCCTCACCCAAGATTGCTGTAGGATGGATACCAACGGGAGGAGTAGGCGGTTGATAAAACTTTTCGAGAACCTTAGCAAAAAGAATACGGGGATAGGTGGTACGGATGCAGGGCAAAGGTGATGGCGTTTTTTGATCAAGAATCACAGCGCTAGCTTGAGTATCCTTGAGACGAGCAACAAATTTAGATGAGGACACAAAGGTAATTTCTCCAGCCTGTGCCTTATCGATTGCAGCTACACCTGTAATGATCGGATCAGTACCATCGGATTCAAATTTACATTCGGGCAGGGTGGCAGCAAACTCGGCTGCGAGTTCGGACAGTTTGAAAGAAATTATTTGGGTCATGGATCTGATGTCATATCAAGAATGCGCGATTACCATAATACTTAATTGTGCCAAAGCTAGGGGCTTAGTCAGTAACTAAACTTATTAGCGATCGCCTCTCCAGATTGATGTGCCGATCGCATGATGGTCGGCACATCAATCTAGCTTTGGTTTACTACTGCTGAGCTATTTAACGCGAGTTCGGAATAATTTGAAATGGGCTTTGAGAGAGGGTTTGCATAGTAAACTCTCTCTCAAAGCCCAAAAGCAAAAGCCTTGCTACGCAAAGCTTTTGCTTTTGGGCTTTTAAAATGTGCCAGCTT from Pseudanabaena sp. Chao 1811 encodes the following:
- the lpxD gene encoding UDP-3-O-(3-hydroxymyristoyl)glucosamine N-acyltransferase — translated: MTQIISFKLSELAAEFAATLPECKFESDGTDPIITGVAAIDKAQAGEITFVSSSKFVARLKDTQASAVILDQKTPSPLPCIRTTYPRILFAKVLEKFYQPPTPPVGIHPTAILGEGVELGTNVAIAPYVVISDRVKIGDNATIYPHVTIYNDVVIGANTTIHANCVIGDRTQIGANCLFHPSTVLGGDGFGFEISPNGTWYKVPQIGHVIIEDNVELGCSCAVDRPAVGVTIIHKGVKLDNFVQIGHGVEVGAHSVLAAQVGLAGGVTLGHHVVMAGQVGAANHIHIGDGAIIGAKSGIAGDVSAGVTMMGYPVVPEKDWKRIVISERQLPDLLHTVRKLEKRIAELEAKLGE